A section of the Mesorhizobium loti genome encodes:
- a CDS encoding BadF/BadG/BcrA/BcrD ATPase family protein has translation MTQKIIAGVDIGGTKTRIMAYLGERMIADEVLVTESWRIRQMETDATTLAGIVTNLCGGVAPAALAVGAHGCDTGEQCLHFQALLAARTGGAVQVVNDAELMVPAAGHVDGIGVVSGTGSIAVARTADGKMLAAGGWGWILGDEGSAPALVREAAKAIRHSLDRGQQGDPLIAALMRELNTDDQTKLGILLNETRGAAVWGRYANAVFDAAIAGSVLANRVIREGGAGLAALVELLIERGANPALVVAGGGVISEQPMLMTAFVEAMAKVSPSSQVLLLREPPVLGAVALARRLLVGQGLSSQIGAI, from the coding sequence GTGACCCAGAAAATCATTGCAGGCGTGGATATCGGCGGCACCAAGACGCGCATCATGGCGTATCTGGGCGAGCGCATGATCGCCGACGAGGTGCTGGTGACGGAGAGCTGGCGCATTCGCCAGATGGAGACCGATGCGACGACATTGGCCGGCATCGTCACCAATCTGTGCGGCGGCGTCGCGCCCGCCGCGTTGGCGGTCGGCGCCCATGGCTGCGACACGGGTGAACAATGCCTGCACTTCCAGGCGCTGCTGGCAGCCAGGACCGGCGGCGCGGTGCAGGTGGTCAACGACGCCGAGCTCATGGTGCCGGCCGCCGGCCATGTCGATGGCATCGGTGTCGTCTCCGGCACCGGCTCCATCGCGGTGGCGCGCACGGCTGACGGCAAGATGCTGGCGGCCGGCGGCTGGGGCTGGATCCTCGGCGACGAGGGCAGCGCGCCGGCCCTGGTGCGCGAGGCCGCGAAGGCAATCCGCCACAGCCTCGATCGGGGTCAGCAGGGCGATCCGCTGATTGCCGCGCTGATGCGCGAACTCAACACCGACGACCAGACCAAGCTCGGCATCCTGCTCAACGAAACGCGCGGTGCCGCGGTCTGGGGCCGATATGCCAACGCCGTGTTCGATGCGGCGATCGCCGGCTCGGTGCTGGCAAACCGCGTCATTCGGGAAGGCGGGGCTGGGCTTGCCGCGCTGGTCGAACTGTTGATCGAACGCGGCGCCAATCCCGCCCTTGTGGTGGCCGGTGGCGGTGTCATTTCGGAGCAGCCGATGCTGATGACGGCATTCGTCGAGGCCATGGCAAAAGTGTCGCCGTCGAGCCAGGTGCTGCTGCTGCGCGAGCCACCGGTGCTTGGCGCGGTCGCCTTGGCCAGGCGACTGCTCGTCGGCCAAGGGTTGTCCTCACAAATTGGAGCCATTTGA
- a CDS encoding Lrp/AsnC family transcriptional regulator, with protein sequence MKLDDIDKRILRALQRDGRMANNDLANEVGLSPSPCLRRVKLLEEAGVIDRYVAVLNPASIGKGLTFFTRIWLKAQDEDTIEHFATEVAKLPQVMECYLMLGDCDAMVRIVAASIDDYRRFQSEHLSRIKGVQNVKTDVPSQTIKYTLELPI encoded by the coding sequence ATGAAGCTGGATGACATCGACAAACGCATCCTGCGCGCGCTGCAGCGCGACGGCCGCATGGCCAACAACGATCTGGCCAACGAGGTCGGCCTGTCGCCCTCGCCTTGCCTGAGGCGCGTCAAGCTGCTGGAGGAAGCCGGCGTCATCGACCGCTATGTCGCCGTGCTCAACCCGGCCAGCATCGGCAAGGGCCTCACCTTCTTCACCCGCATCTGGCTGAAGGCACAGGACGAGGACACGATCGAGCATTTCGCCACCGAAGTGGCCAAGCTGCCCCAGGTCATGGAATGCTACCTGATGCTGGGTGACTGCGACGCCATGGTGCGCATCGTGGCGGCTAGCATCGACGACTACCGCCGCTTCCAGTCGGAGCATCTGAGCCGCATCAAGGGCGTCCAGAACGTCAAGACCGACGTCCCCAGCCAGACGATCAAATACACGCTGGAACTGCCGATCTGA
- a CDS encoding AzlD family protein, whose amino-acid sequence MIGMATLLTIVLMAGVTYLTRIGGYVVLRNRVLSARATVVMEAAPGCVLISVIAPAFVSRNPADLLALAIIFVAATRLSMLPTVLTGVASAGLLRHLIG is encoded by the coding sequence ATGATCGGCATGGCAACCCTGCTCACCATCGTGCTGATGGCCGGCGTCACCTATCTCACGCGGATCGGCGGCTATGTCGTGCTGCGCAACCGCGTGCTCAGCGCGCGCGCCACGGTGGTGATGGAAGCGGCACCGGGCTGCGTGCTGATCTCGGTCATCGCGCCTGCCTTCGTGTCGCGGAACCCGGCCGACCTTCTGGCGCTGGCGATCATCTTCGTCGCCGCGACGCGGTTGTCCATGCTGCCGACCGTGTTGACCGGGGTCGCTTCGGCGGGTCTGCTGAGGCATTTGATAGGCTAG
- a CDS encoding AzlC family ABC transporter permease — MSISQAVEAAGDGSGSEFRRGVASCAPVLFGTIPYALVLGAQATQRGLSPVELSMMTGLNFAGGSEFAAIQLWTSPPHILLIVAITFLVNSRHLLMGAALAPFLRDLPRGKVFPALFFLCDESWALGLADAKRRAAAGITPAFSPRYYMGAALAMYLTWVAFTTLGALLGPMLGHVETYGFDMAFPAVFLVLMRGMWKNVAAARPWLVSLVVAALAYLLVPGAWYVAAGAVSGLLAAWLMAGDA; from the coding sequence ATGAGCATTTCACAGGCAGTCGAAGCGGCGGGCGATGGTTCGGGGTCAGAGTTCCGCCGCGGCGTGGCATCCTGCGCGCCGGTGCTGTTCGGCACCATTCCCTATGCGCTGGTGCTTGGCGCCCAAGCGACCCAGAGAGGACTGAGCCCGGTCGAATTGTCCATGATGACCGGGCTGAATTTCGCCGGCGGCTCGGAATTCGCGGCGATCCAGTTGTGGACGTCACCGCCGCATATCCTTCTCATCGTCGCCATCACCTTCCTGGTCAACAGCCGGCATCTGCTGATGGGGGCGGCGCTCGCGCCGTTCCTGCGCGACCTGCCGCGGGGCAAGGTGTTTCCGGCGCTGTTCTTCCTGTGCGACGAAAGCTGGGCGCTGGGCCTGGCCGACGCCAAACGGCGTGCCGCGGCGGGCATCACTCCGGCCTTCAGCCCCCGCTACTACATGGGCGCGGCCCTGGCGATGTATCTGACCTGGGTGGCCTTCACCACGCTGGGCGCCTTGCTCGGCCCGATGCTCGGCCATGTCGAGACCTATGGTTTCGACATGGCGTTTCCGGCCGTCTTCCTGGTGCTGATGCGCGGCATGTGGAAAAACGTGGCGGCGGCGCGGCCCTGGCTGGTCAGCCTCGTCGTCGCAGCCCTTGCCTATCTCCTCGTTCCCGGCGCCTGGTATGTCGCGGCGGGCGCGGTGTCGGGGCTGCTTGCTGCCTGGTTGATGGCAGGTGACGCATGA
- a CDS encoding extracellular solute-binding protein: protein MSRRRMGLALAAASFAWGLAAGVAHATDISFWTWRQEDKAAYNELFADFTKENPDIHVKFESFPDENYPTIVSTALAAGKGGDVIHTHAYGWLEQFVKSGYFEPQDLTTVPSLANQPADALVAGTYRADKKVYSLPFASQTLGLFINKNVFAKAGLTPPTTWDEFITVSKALKDKGIYPLANGMGTSWFNEMFVAIFTNPFLGQDFVSDLTSGKTTFKDPRYVAALGKLLELRDYMPPGFEGIDYDTAGQLFISGKAAMLAGGSFDIATYRSQNPAINMDFVAPPMAKAGDTPQVTKFFDGGYAVNAKSANKGAALKLVNWMGTKEFGDKFSALLGNISPIKGVVIKDELLAHVAKLNETAMPHINVVYFRFEKPTGSELLQGDITKMMSGSITPDQLAADLTDGLAKWYKPFQGK from the coding sequence ATGAGCAGGAGAAGGATGGGTCTGGCCCTCGCGGCCGCGTCTTTCGCATGGGGATTGGCAGCCGGCGTGGCGCATGCAACCGACATCTCGTTCTGGACCTGGCGCCAGGAAGACAAGGCCGCCTACAACGAACTTTTCGCCGATTTCACCAAGGAGAACCCGGACATCCATGTGAAGTTCGAGTCGTTCCCGGATGAGAACTACCCGACCATCGTCTCGACGGCGCTGGCCGCCGGCAAGGGCGGCGACGTCATCCACACCCATGCTTACGGCTGGCTGGAGCAGTTCGTTAAATCAGGCTATTTCGAGCCGCAGGATCTCACCACCGTCCCCTCGCTCGCCAACCAGCCCGCCGATGCGCTGGTGGCCGGCACCTACCGCGCCGACAAGAAGGTCTATTCCCTGCCCTTCGCTTCGCAGACGCTCGGCCTGTTCATCAACAAGAACGTCTTTGCCAAGGCCGGGTTGACGCCGCCGACCACATGGGACGAGTTCATCACCGTCAGCAAGGCGCTGAAGGACAAGGGTATTTATCCCCTCGCCAACGGCATGGGCACCAGCTGGTTCAACGAGATGTTCGTGGCCATCTTCACCAACCCGTTCCTCGGCCAGGATTTCGTCAGCGACCTGACGTCGGGCAAGACCACCTTCAAGGACCCGCGCTATGTCGCGGCGCTCGGCAAGCTGCTCGAACTGCGCGACTACATGCCTCCCGGTTTCGAAGGCATCGACTACGACACCGCGGGCCAGCTGTTCATCAGCGGCAAGGCGGCGATGCTGGCCGGCGGCAGCTTCGACATCGCCACCTACAGGAGCCAGAACCCGGCCATCAACATGGACTTCGTCGCCCCGCCCATGGCCAAGGCCGGCGATACACCGCAGGTGACCAAGTTCTTCGACGGCGGCTATGCGGTCAACGCCAAGTCAGCCAACAAGGGGGCGGCGCTCAAGCTGGTCAACTGGATGGGCACCAAGGAGTTCGGCGACAAGTTCTCCGCCCTTCTCGGCAACATCTCGCCCATCAAGGGCGTCGTCATCAAGGACGAGCTGCTCGCCCACGTCGCCAAGTTGAACGAAACCGCCATGCCGCATATCAATGTCGTCTACTTCCGTTTCGAGAAGCCGACGGGATCGGAACTGCTGCAGGGCGACATCACCAAGATGATGTCGGGTTCGATCACCCCTGACCAGTTGGCCGCCGACCTGACCGACGGTCTCGCCAAATGGTACAAGCCTTTCCAGGGCAAGTGA
- a CDS encoding MFS transporter, with the protein MNLSYRWVIVAAGALMSCVAIGTMFSLAIFLEPMALDTQWSRAGISSAMTLNFLVMGLGGFAWGALSDRFGARLVVSIGAVLLGLALVLASRAGSLLTFQITYGVLVGLAASAFFAPMIALTTGWFDTHRGLAVSLVSAGMGVAPMTISPFARWLISAYEWRAAMFDIGIMAWVLLLPAVLLVRQPPKPAIADAASAPVAEGAGMSVGQALRSPQFIVLGLTFFACCAAHSGPIFHMVSYAMLCGVAPMAAVTIYSVEGLAGLGGRLLYGVLADRMGVKPVLVAGLAIQAIVIAAYLTVSQLDQFYMLAVIFGATYGGVMPLYAVLAREYFGQRILGTVFGAATMLSSLGMALGPLAGGMIFDAYASYHWLFIGSALIGLGAAGIAIAFPPLPRRELQAA; encoded by the coding sequence ATGAACCTTTCCTATCGTTGGGTCATCGTCGCGGCAGGCGCGCTGATGTCCTGTGTCGCCATCGGCACGATGTTTTCGCTGGCGATCTTTCTTGAGCCGATGGCGCTCGACACGCAGTGGTCGCGCGCCGGCATATCAAGCGCCATGACGCTCAACTTCCTGGTGATGGGCCTTGGCGGCTTCGCCTGGGGTGCCCTTTCGGACCGCTTCGGCGCCCGTCTCGTCGTGTCGATCGGTGCCGTGCTGCTCGGGCTGGCGCTGGTACTGGCCAGCCGCGCCGGCTCGCTCCTGACCTTCCAGATCACCTATGGCGTCCTCGTCGGACTTGCCGCCAGCGCTTTCTTCGCGCCGATGATCGCGCTGACCACGGGCTGGTTCGACACCCACCGCGGCCTCGCGGTTTCGCTGGTCTCCGCCGGCATGGGCGTCGCCCCGATGACGATCTCGCCCTTCGCCCGCTGGCTCATCTCGGCCTATGAGTGGCGCGCCGCCATGTTCGATATCGGCATCATGGCCTGGGTGCTGTTGCTGCCGGCGGTGCTGTTGGTGCGCCAGCCGCCCAAGCCCGCTATTGCCGACGCGGCTTCCGCGCCGGTCGCCGAGGGTGCGGGCATGAGCGTCGGCCAGGCGCTGCGCTCGCCGCAGTTCATCGTGCTCGGGCTGACCTTTTTCGCCTGCTGCGCGGCCCATTCCGGCCCGATCTTCCATATGGTGAGCTATGCCATGCTGTGCGGCGTCGCGCCCATGGCGGCGGTCACGATCTACAGTGTCGAGGGTCTCGCCGGCCTGGGCGGCAGGCTTCTCTACGGCGTGCTGGCCGACCGGATGGGCGTCAAGCCGGTGCTGGTCGCCGGCCTCGCGATCCAGGCAATCGTCATCGCCGCCTATCTAACGGTCAGCCAGCTCGACCAGTTCTATATGCTGGCCGTCATCTTCGGCGCCACCTATGGCGGCGTCATGCCGCTCTATGCCGTGCTGGCGCGCGAATATTTCGGCCAGCGTATCCTCGGCACCGTGTTCGGCGCCGCCACCATGCTGTCCAGCCTCGGCATGGCCTTGGGACCGCTCGCCGGCGGCATGATATTCGACGCCTACGCCAGCTATCACTGGCTTTTCATCGGCTCGGCCCTGATCGGGCTCGGAGCGGCGGGCATAGCGATAGCCTTTCCGCCGCTGCCGCGACGGGAATTGCAGGCGGCGTAG
- a CDS encoding carbohydrate ABC transporter permease: MSTAVGTRETGELLKNGAIQLMLAINAVIMIYPLFVMVMSSFKTNAEIFSSPFALPAHFSLANAERVWSETNFVRYLANSVGITAAAVVLILLFSTMAAYAIARYQFRLSALVLMFFLSGMTVPLKLAIIPLFIQLDSLGLVDSYAGLVLVYVAMGIPSAVFIMTGFLRTLPRELEESARMDGASEFRIMRSIMLPLARPALVIVAIQNAVPIWNDFFFPLVLITSDNLKTLPQGLTVFVGEFTTDWGVLFTGLTLAALPITLLYIVLSKQFISGITQGAVK; the protein is encoded by the coding sequence GTGAGCACAGCGGTCGGCACCAGGGAAACAGGCGAGCTGTTGAAGAACGGCGCCATCCAGCTGATGCTGGCGATCAACGCCGTCATCATGATCTATCCGCTGTTCGTCATGGTGATGTCGTCCTTCAAGACCAATGCCGAGATCTTCAGCTCCCCCTTCGCCCTGCCGGCGCATTTTTCGCTGGCCAATGCCGAACGTGTGTGGAGCGAAACCAATTTCGTGCGCTACCTCGCCAATTCGGTGGGCATCACCGCGGCCGCGGTGGTGCTGATCCTTCTGTTCAGCACGATGGCGGCTTACGCGATCGCCCGCTACCAGTTCCGGCTGAGCGCGCTGGTGCTGATGTTTTTCCTGAGCGGCATGACCGTGCCGCTGAAGCTGGCGATCATTCCACTGTTCATCCAGCTGGATTCGCTTGGCCTGGTCGACAGCTATGCCGGCCTGGTGCTGGTCTATGTCGCCATGGGCATTCCCTCGGCGGTGTTCATCATGACCGGCTTCCTCAGGACCTTGCCGCGCGAGCTGGAGGAGTCCGCTCGCATGGACGGCGCCAGCGAATTCCGCATCATGCGCTCCATCATGCTGCCGCTGGCGCGCCCGGCACTGGTCATCGTCGCGATCCAGAACGCGGTTCCGATCTGGAACGACTTCTTCTTCCCGCTGGTGCTGATCACCTCCGACAATCTCAAGACGCTACCACAGGGCCTCACCGTCTTCGTCGGCGAGTTCACCACCGACTGGGGCGTGCTGTTCACCGGGCTGACACTGGCGGCGCTGCCGATCACACTGCTCTATATCGTGCTGTCGAAGCAGTTCATTTCCGGCATCACCCAGGGCGCGGTGAAATAG
- a CDS encoding PLP-dependent aminotransferase family protein, with the protein MKTSFPIDGIALDRDGPVNLHRQLYVQLRGLIERRVLPSGHALPSTRVMARDLNVGRNTVIAACDQLALEGYLAIRPRRPSVVMDLPTRSAAAEHVSVEDANPLSLRGQTMLAQPYHHGRPGMLAFHPGMPDPDNFPFNTWSKLLSRRAKFAHIDLFGTYHVKGYPPLCEAIARYLTASRGVKCTAEQIVVTNGAQSAFDLLARLLIDEGDTVWMEEPGYYGAGSAFVSAGAKLAPLRVSNAGWNLDPPPVIPRMIFVTPSCHHPLGITMPMEQRLNLLHMAETWRSWIIEDDYDGEYRFQGQPIPALQGIGASNRVVYVGTFAKILFPAMRLGFMVAPKAIDHTIVSALSVSGQFAPLLTQAALADFMNEGHFTRHLRRMRRLYAERRQFFLESAQRHLGEWLDFHTTESGIQVVGIFRGRCSDRAVAEAALQQGINVSALSIQYRHGTEQNGLVMGFAAADAQTTEKTMQKFRTALQSHFSRMNDLG; encoded by the coding sequence ATGAAGACCAGTTTTCCCATCGACGGCATCGCCCTGGATCGCGACGGTCCCGTCAATCTGCACCGGCAGCTCTATGTCCAGTTGCGCGGCCTGATCGAACGGCGCGTGCTGCCGAGCGGCCATGCGCTGCCCTCGACACGGGTCATGGCACGGGATCTGAATGTGGGGCGCAACACGGTGATTGCCGCTTGCGACCAGCTCGCGCTGGAGGGCTACCTGGCCATACGGCCACGCAGGCCTTCGGTGGTCATGGACCTGCCGACCCGTTCAGCGGCAGCGGAACATGTGTCTGTCGAGGACGCCAATCCGTTATCGCTGCGCGGGCAGACGATGCTCGCCCAACCCTATCATCATGGCCGGCCGGGCATGCTCGCCTTTCATCCCGGCATGCCGGATCCGGACAATTTCCCGTTCAACACCTGGTCCAAACTGCTCAGCCGCCGCGCCAAATTCGCGCATATCGATCTTTTCGGCACCTATCACGTCAAAGGCTATCCGCCGCTTTGCGAGGCGATAGCACGCTACCTCACCGCCTCGCGCGGGGTGAAGTGCACCGCCGAGCAGATCGTGGTGACCAATGGCGCCCAGTCGGCCTTCGATCTGCTGGCCCGGTTGCTGATCGATGAGGGCGACACGGTGTGGATGGAGGAGCCGGGCTATTATGGCGCCGGTTCAGCCTTTGTCTCGGCCGGGGCGAAACTGGCGCCGCTGCGCGTCAGCAATGCAGGCTGGAACCTCGATCCGCCGCCTGTCATTCCGCGCATGATTTTCGTGACACCCTCTTGCCATCACCCGCTCGGCATAACCATGCCGATGGAACAGCGGCTCAATCTGCTGCATATGGCCGAGACCTGGCGCTCGTGGATCATCGAGGACGACTATGACGGCGAGTATCGGTTTCAGGGACAACCTATCCCGGCCCTGCAAGGCATCGGCGCGTCAAACCGGGTGGTGTATGTCGGGACCTTCGCCAAAATCCTTTTCCCGGCCATGCGCCTCGGCTTCATGGTGGCGCCCAAGGCGATCGATCACACGATCGTCTCGGCGCTGAGCGTCAGCGGCCAGTTCGCCCCGTTGCTGACCCAGGCCGCGCTCGCGGATTTCATGAATGAGGGGCATTTCACCCGCCATCTCAGGCGCATGCGGCGTCTCTACGCGGAGAGGCGGCAGTTCTTCCTGGAAAGCGCGCAAAGGCATCTCGGGGAATGGCTGGATTTCCACACGACCGAATCCGGCATCCAGGTCGTCGGGATTTTCCGCGGCAGATGCAGCGACAGGGCCGTTGCCGAGGCGGCCCTCCAGCAAGGCATCAACGTCTCGGCGTTGTCGATCCAGTACCGCCATGGCACGGAGCAGAACGGTCTTGTCATGGGCTTCGCGGCGGCCGATGCGCAGACGACCGAAAAGACGATGCAGAAGTTTCGCACCGCGCTGCAAAGCCATTTTTCGCGAATGAACGATCTCGGCTGA
- a CDS encoding carbohydrate ABC transporter permease has protein sequence MNIGRRHTTKAFPWRRSLWIASLLTPALVVMVLFVLWPLLSAFRLAFYEFNGLQPTGFIGFENFRKVLFEQPYSGWTYNALKHNIIAFVALMVFENGTAFLLAYSLLKALPGHRIHQVIVFLPVVLSAVIVGFLWKLFLHPLFGLVNQTLALVGIGAVPWLGNESTALGSVLFANIWHWLGFPTLVLLAGMQRISKEVIEAARLDGAGDYVLMTRIIWPLIAPSVTIVTILTFIGSFNWFEIPYVMAGLTGSPGGATDVLGLYFYRTAFGSTTTGIQDFGQGSALAVMMFIIVAGVTAIALRYLRRREIEL, from the coding sequence ATGAACATCGGCCGGCGCCACACCACAAAAGCCTTTCCGTGGCGCCGGTCACTCTGGATCGCGTCCCTGCTGACACCGGCCCTGGTGGTCATGGTGCTGTTCGTGCTGTGGCCGCTGCTCTCGGCCTTCCGCCTTGCCTTCTACGAGTTCAACGGCTTGCAACCGACCGGATTCATCGGCTTTGAAAACTTCCGCAAGGTGCTGTTTGAACAGCCTTATAGCGGCTGGACCTACAATGCGCTGAAGCACAACATCATCGCTTTCGTGGCGCTGATGGTGTTCGAGAACGGCACCGCCTTCCTGCTCGCCTATTCGCTGTTGAAAGCCCTGCCCGGTCACCGCATCCACCAGGTCATCGTCTTTCTTCCGGTCGTGCTTTCGGCGGTCATCGTCGGCTTCCTGTGGAAGCTGTTCCTGCATCCGCTGTTCGGCCTGGTGAACCAGACGCTGGCGCTTGTCGGCATCGGCGCCGTCCCCTGGCTTGGCAATGAATCGACGGCGCTGGGCAGCGTCCTGTTCGCCAACATCTGGCACTGGCTCGGCTTCCCGACACTGGTGCTGCTCGCCGGCATGCAGCGCATCAGCAAGGAAGTGATCGAGGCCGCCCGCCTCGACGGCGCCGGCGACTATGTGCTGATGACCCGCATCATCTGGCCGCTGATCGCGCCCAGCGTCACCATCGTCACCATCCTGACCTTCATCGGCAGCTTCAACTGGTTCGAGATCCCCTATGTCATGGCCGGCCTCACCGGTTCGCCCGGCGGCGCGACGGACGTGCTCGGCCTCTATTTCTACCGCACCGCCTTCGGCTCGACGACGACAGGCATCCAGGATTTCGGCCAGGGCAGCGCGCTGGCCGTGATGATGTTCATTATCGTTGCCGGCGTCACCGCAATCGCGCTTCGCTACCTGCGCCGTCGTGAGATCGAACTGTGA
- a CDS encoding 3-keto-5-aminohexanoate cleavage protein: protein MANQNKIIITCAVTGSIHTPSMSPHLPVSAQEIADAAIGAAEAGAAIVHLHARNPADGRPDQSTEAFAPFLKVIKQRSDCVVNITTGGAATMSVEERVKPAATFAPEVASLNMGSMNFGLYPMLERFKTFEHDWERPYLEGSRDRIFRNTFGDIEHILRTCAENGTRFEIECYDIGHLYTLAHFVERGLVKAPFFVQSVFGILGGIGTHPEDVAHMKRTADRLFGQDYRWSVLGAGRSQLPIATQAIALGGNVRVGLEDSLWIGKGQLAKSNAEQVMKVRQIIEGLGASVATPDEARQILQLKGGDKVSF, encoded by the coding sequence GTGGCGAACCAGAACAAGATCATCATCACCTGCGCGGTCACCGGGTCGATCCACACGCCGTCCATGTCGCCGCATCTGCCGGTCAGCGCACAGGAGATCGCCGACGCCGCGATCGGCGCGGCCGAGGCCGGTGCGGCCATCGTTCATCTGCATGCGCGCAATCCCGCCGATGGCCGGCCCGACCAGTCGACCGAGGCCTTCGCGCCCTTCCTGAAAGTGATCAAGCAGCGCTCCGACTGCGTGGTCAACATCACCACCGGCGGCGCGGCGACGATGAGCGTCGAGGAGCGGGTCAAGCCGGCGGCGACCTTCGCGCCGGAGGTTGCCTCGCTCAACATGGGCTCGATGAATTTCGGCCTCTATCCCATGCTCGAACGCTTCAAGACCTTCGAGCACGACTGGGAACGGCCCTATCTCGAAGGCTCGCGCGACCGCATCTTCCGCAACACCTTTGGCGACATCGAACACATCCTGCGCACCTGCGCGGAAAACGGCACGCGTTTCGAGATCGAATGTTATGACATCGGCCATCTCTACACGCTGGCCCATTTCGTCGAGCGCGGCCTGGTCAAGGCGCCGTTCTTCGTCCAGAGCGTGTTCGGCATATTGGGCGGCATCGGCACGCATCCGGAGGATGTCGCGCATATGAAGCGCACCGCCGACCGCCTGTTCGGACAGGACTACCGATGGTCGGTGCTGGGCGCTGGCCGCAGTCAGTTGCCGATCGCCACCCAGGCGATTGCGCTCGGCGGCAATGTGCGTGTCGGGCTGGAGGACTCGCTGTGGATCGGCAAGGGCCAACTGGCGAAATCCAACGCCGAGCAGGTGATGAAGGTGCGCCAGATCATCGAGGGTCTCGGCGCCTCGGTCGCCACCCCCGACGAGGCGCGGCAGATCTTGCAGCTCAAGGGCGGCGACAAGGTCTCTTTCTGA
- a CDS encoding ABC transporter ATP-binding protein has protein sequence MSAVTISDVEKAYGKARVIHGVSVDIASGEFVILVGPSGCGKSTLLRMIAGLEDISAGEIALDGKIINDVAPKSRDIAMVFQNYALYPHMTVRENMAFALTLKKTDKSETDAKIARAATILGLQDLLDRYPRQLSGGQRQRVAMGRAIVRDPKVFLFDEPLSNLDAKLRVQMRTEIKALHQRLGTTIVYVTHDQVEAMTMADKIVVMNGGIVEQVGAPLDLYDRPANLFVAQFIGSPSMNILQGRTTADGFTAGDGTVFPLPALEQGESASAWGIRPEHLRLADSGVPAVVEVVEPTGSETLVMARAGNNTLSALLRERIPVMPGQQVFLAPDLTQLHLFDTKGRRITSTVQ, from the coding sequence ATGAGTGCGGTCACCATATCCGATGTCGAGAAGGCCTATGGCAAGGCGCGGGTCATCCACGGCGTGTCGGTTGATATCGCGTCGGGCGAATTCGTCATCCTGGTCGGCCCGTCCGGCTGCGGCAAGTCGACCTTGCTCAGGATGATCGCCGGGCTGGAAGACATCAGCGCCGGCGAAATCGCGCTCGACGGCAAAATCATCAACGACGTCGCGCCGAAATCGCGCGACATCGCCATGGTGTTCCAGAACTACGCGCTCTATCCACATATGACGGTGCGCGAGAACATGGCTTTCGCGCTGACCCTGAAGAAGACCGACAAGAGCGAGACCGACGCCAAGATCGCGCGCGCCGCGACGATCCTCGGGCTGCAGGATCTGCTGGACCGCTACCCGCGCCAGCTCTCCGGCGGCCAGCGCCAGCGTGTCGCCATGGGCCGCGCCATCGTGCGCGATCCCAAGGTCTTCCTGTTCGACGAGCCGCTCTCCAACCTCGACGCCAAGCTGCGTGTGCAGATGCGCACCGAAATCAAGGCGCTGCACCAGCGCCTGGGAACCACCATCGTCTATGTCACCCACGACCAGGTCGAAGCCATGACCATGGCCGACAAGATCGTCGTCATGAATGGCGGCATCGTCGAACAGGTCGGCGCCCCGCTCGATCTCTATGACCGGCCAGCCAATCTGTTCGTTGCCCAGTTCATCGGCTCGCCGTCGATGAACATCCTGCAGGGCCGCACGACGGCGGACGGCTTCACGGCCGGCGACGGCACCGTGTTTCCCTTGCCGGCGCTGGAACAGGGCGAAAGCGCTTCAGCCTGGGGCATCCGCCCTGAACATCTCAGGCTCGCCGATAGCGGCGTGCCGGCCGTGGTCGAAGTGGTCGAGCCGACCGGCTCTGAAACGCTGGTCATGGCCAGGGCCGGCAACAACACGCTGAGCGCGCTGTTGCGCGAGCGGATTCCCGTGATGCCTGGCCAGCAGGTTTTCCTGGCGCCGGACCTGACCCAATTGCATCTGTTCGACACCAAGGGTCGGCGCATCACGTCCACGGTCCAGTAG